CGATGTCTTCATTATATTGAGATATATTTACTGTGTACTGATAGACCTATAATTTTCCAAATGAGTGTTTTCCACACTGTGTGCGCGTGTCTTTCTGGTCACGGGCGTCTTATGGACACAATATTGATGTTCTGCTCACTGGCTTGGTGAGTACCAATATCATCAACGGTAATCCCTAGTAATCTctaacaatatttatttaaagtacAGTAATGTTGATAAATGGGGAATCAGTATATCTGTACCCATAAAACCCAGTTGTTTGGCTGTGAGAATGTTAAGTTGGATGGCCATGAATCATTTAGGGCCGTTTTAATGTGTGTCTCCTTGCTACTGGCACACAGGAGCTGGGCATGTGTGCCTGTTTGTCCTTCAATGGGGGGCGTCGTGGCAGGTGTTTCTGTTTATCGCAAAGCTCCTTTTCCTCTCCCCGGTTTAATACGATTTCTGTGCCTCGTCTGAAGCATTAAAGTCTGGGGCTTTGGAGACATCAGAGCAGTTCGGTTCGCATCCCGCTGGGCTGTGATGGATGATTGCGAAGCCCAGCTGTGCTGCGGCCGCCTAGGGTCTGCCCttcaggcaggcagacagggggtcCTTGTGTAGACATTCTGTCAGCTGTTTCCACTGGTTTTTGGGAAGCTCTTTACCAGCGCTGTTATAAACCTGTCTCACCACCAGCACTAGTTGCTCTCTGCAGTGGACATTGCTCAACACTCCACCTTTCATCAGTGTCATAGCCATCAAATTTATTATTTGAATGAACGTTACATATAGGTTTTAAGACAACTGAAGCGCTTCACACAACCAATGGAGAGCCAGTTCATCACTATTTGTGCAGCACCCGCCTGGATGAtgcaacagcagccattctgcaccagtacgctcaccgcACAGTGGCTAAGGTGGTGAATGGGCAGGAGAGGATTCACCAGTGAGGtacaggggatgattaggaggccggATTTGATAGGACCACAGTGGGGAATTTTAACCAGGACATCGGgataccacccctactctttcaaacGATACCTAGacatcttttatgacctcagtcAGGACTGTGGTTTTACGTCTCATCCAAAATACAGAACCATTTTATAGCAtggtgtccccatcactgcacaggatgggctaacctgacCCACGCTAACACCTCTTCCAGCCACAACCCAGCTTTCCTTGTCACtgtactggccaggcccaaaccagCTTAGCTTCAGAAGGGTTACCTGCTCTACTGCAGGCAGCATGGCTGCGGGAATACCGCCATAACATCTACAATAGCCACCGTATCTGTTATATTGTGTGGGTTCCCCCAGCTCccctgtgtgtcagtgtgtcagtgtTTGCTTATTCTCACTTATTTATATGCATTACCTGTCACTCTCCTTGTCCCCTCTTCCTCATGTGTTGCAGTTGTCTTGTTTATAGTCTATGCTCTTCATGTATAAATATTGCACCGTGGTGCTGGGGAACTTTATTTCATGCCTCTGTATTATATGGATTGTATGCAGTATGACAATAAAGACCCAGTTGACTTAACGTGACATGAAACACTGGAAAGATCACTTTTCTGTGCAGCACTGATCCGGAATCTAAATCTGGCTGATCTGACTATCATCGCGACGCTTTGTGGCCTGCTGAAGTGCAAAACAAGTAATTGTGTCGCCTTGACAGAGACCGTCCCTGGGCCGTAAGAGCAGGACGTACGATGGCATCAGTGTAACCCCTGAGCATCCACCCTTGTGATGGATGTAAGTGGCGTAAGTGAATTTCAGGGGGGGGCTGCAGAATTGCGCACACGCTGAGTTTCGTGGCTGTGGGCCGGATGTTGCTTTTTGTCCTGTGCAGGTTGCTGTGGTGTCGGTACATTAGAAGCCCCCCCCCTTAAGGATGCTAACGGCATGCGCTTTGTCTTCATGCTGCACCCCTAGGCCACCATGAGCAAGTCCCCCGTGCGGCGATGTCTCCAGCTCTCTCTACTACTGCTAATGGTGTCTCCCTTGCAAGGTGCCTTTTGACTTTTACTCTGCTCTCTTAAGCCCGATTCTGACCAattaaacacaataaaaacacttattttcCTCCCAACCAAACAGTAGCTCACAAATCATGAATTTTTACTCTGGAGGCTTGTAATAATGTCAAACGTGGCAGATTCAGACTGGACAAAAATTATGGACCTCATTGGTTATTGCTTCAGTTACATTACGCCCCCAGGTAAAACTAATCCCATGCGAATAGGACTTTAGTCAGCATGGAATCGATATAAACAGATGGGTGCTATAGACTTTATGAGGAGAAATGGCTGCTTTCTGTGGATTGTTAACACTTGGGTGTGCAAACGCTGTTCCCAGGCAAGGTTAGCGCCCAGCCTCATGTGCAGGTTCTTGTGGGGCTTCCTGCTACACTTCGCTGCAACCTGGCACTCTCTGGGTCGGAGGTGCTGAAGCAGGTGCGCTGGGTCGATGGCCGTAACGTCACCGTCCTCAGCTACGTCTCCCGGCACTCTGTAAGTGCCGTGGAACCCGAACGCGTGACGCTGACGTCCGCCACCCGCGACTCCAGCGCCATCACCATCTCCATGGCGGGTCCGCGGGACGAGGGCTGTTACACGTGCATCTTTGACGTGTATCCTACTGGTCCCCAGGAAGCCCAGACCTGCCTGGTCCTCACAGGTAAAGACCACCGATTTTCCAGTTTTAGAGTTAACTTATTTTGGCGTCTTTGGCTCCGGTTCAACCTCCAGGCTGAAAACATTCTTGTATAAACACCGGTTTCTCTTCAGATTTCAGTCTCCTGTAATGTCTGCAGCTGGGCACCGCGGTTTGGTTTCCTGTAACCAGCTCTGTGCTTGCTGTGGCTAAAGAGTCCataaattattgttttgattGTTCTCGTGAAGGATTTAAAAGGCATGGGTACCGATCTTGTGTGAAAGCTTTGTCCAGTGTTTCAGGAAATGAATCAGCGTCATCAAACTAATGTGGCACAAGTGGCTGAGACTTCAGAGAACAAATTACACGTTTGCCAGCCGTCTCCCAGCATGCCTCATTGCTATAGGAACAGGAAGTGGGCTGCGGGAAGTTTCCACCAATGACCAAGCTGTGTTTAAATACTGATGTAGTAAAATGTGGGGACTGGACTGTGTACAGCAGGTAGTGCAGCAGATTTGCGGGAGGGTGGGAGGATagacctttattttttttccctgggaATGAAACGAATACGCTGCATGACTTATGGGTTACAGCTAAATAACGGCGCCATCTAAAGGCCAACAAATGCACATACAGGCAGGAGCTGTGTCTGGCAGGTATGCACGTCTGATCCACGTGTCCTCCTCTTGTGGGATTATAGCCAAGGTGACCCCGGACGGGAACCACACGGCAGTGAGCGGGAGGCAGGCCACACTTGCGTGTCGCTACGGTCTCGCCCGGAGGGTGCAGCAGGTGCAGTGGATGAAGGCCGGGGAGCGCGGTGACTCCAGTGACGTGGCCTCCTTCAACAAGCACGGGGAGCCCATCATCCTGGACGCCCTGCTGGGACGCATCAGCCTGAGTCGCACGCTGGACGAGAGCCGCTTGTTCTTCCGGCCCGTCAGGACGGAGGACGAGGGCTGCTACACGTGCGAATTCCACGCTTACCCTGAGGGTGTGAGAAGTGCTGTGGTCTGCCTCACTGTCTATGGTAACTCAGGgcgggggaggaggaggggggggggcagcctgtcTCAATTTCAGTATTACGTGCTGGACTCACGCTTCATTGTCCACAGTCCTTGATCGGAACTAGATAACTCCAGTCATTtaggggaaaaagaaaatgtgCGTGGGTGTTCTAATGAGTGAGTTTCTCTGGAAAGGCTGGGTACGGCTCCAGAAGGCCCTAGTCATTCCCCGAATGAGCGCACATGCAAAGGAAGAGGAAGTGATTAGCATATTCACTATCTTCGACATGTCGATTGTGACGTCAAGAGTTCCGGGACTTCCGTAGGGCAGTGAAGGGTGCTACGCTTTGCAGTTTATCACACTTTAGTGTGCGGTTTTCTCATagttttatgtttaaatgtttaatgtctCAAGTTGGCATGTTTAACGAAAGTAAATGATGGCTTATGAGAATACAGTAACAGTGAATGCAATGTGCTAATTATAATAATTGCTTTGGCCCTATGGGGACACGGGGGGTTTTCTTACGCCTTTGATTATTAGGTTTAACCCGTAAAAGGGCGTCAGTACGGCCATGTTTGGTCGCTGGGAGGGCTCAGTGCTGTCCGACACTGTCAAAGTGGCGATTGTGGAGGGTGGCCTGCCAGTGCAGGCTGTGGCACACACCGTGACTGTCCCAGTGTTCCCAGCAAACAGCCGCTCCTCTGTTGGGCCCTGGAGCCGGAGCCTCGGCCGAACAGCAGCGTGATTGTTTGTCACCAAAGCTGCAGCGATTCCAGCTCCGGAAAGATGCAGCTGATAAAATAGGCTGTAGTGGGGGCGTGAGCGAGTGGGGGGTGTGATCTCAGCCGCTATGGGACAAGGCTGGCTGGCGTGAGGAGGTCTTATACACTTATTCCTTCAGGGTTTTGCCTCTGTGAGGTTAATCATGGAAGACAGCTTTGCTGTGGGCCCCGATCCTGTTTGTTTTAGTCCTTGAATAGTTAACATTGCTGACAACGAGCAGTTGAAGCTGTTTTCAGATCAGTTCCTTAGTCCTCATACGGTTAATGCCATTTGGAATGAATATTTGAGATTGTTGCTAAATCAGTTCATGCCTTGTGAGAATTCCAGCTGAACAGTCTTTGTGTAGGATGTCTGAAAATTATTCTGCGAAAAAAATTCTTCAGGGTTCATGCGTCACGTTCTGTTTGGATTGAGTTTTTTGGCCCGAAGTTCCAGCCAAGAACTGACTTCTATATTGTGGttgaatgaaacaaaaaagtcGTTTTGCATATCGCTGAAAACATACTGTGAAAAGAGGAAACCTTAAAACACCTTATTTGTATCTACAAAACAACTCTAGCTCTGCACTGTGTTAGTGTGTCACTGTCATCAAATCCTACCTCAAATTCCTCAGGAGTCATTTTCTTAAAGCTGGACTCTTTATCAGCTGTTACTCCAACTCTACCGCATCTGTGATTTCTCTCTTGTTACCATGTTCTCCCCCTAGTGTTGCCGAAGCCCCAGATTACCCATAAAACCACATCGCCGGGGGTGATTGAGGCAAACTGCAGCGCAGTGGCTCGGCCAGCCGCGATGATCGCATGGAACGTGGAGGGAAACAACAAGACCCTGGGCCCAGCGAGCGTCCTGTCTCTCCAGCAGGACGATGGCACCACCCTGGTTATCAGCACCCTCTCCCTACGCTCTGACTTGCTCCATGACCGATCAATCAAGTGCCTGGTCCACCACCGGGGCCTGGAGTCGGCCATCTCCGTCCCCTTGAACACGAAGAGTGAGTTTCAGGTGGTCTCGTTGCTCCTGCAGCCCGAGTCGCTCTCCCCACTTCAGTTGAGCTTGAATGTCTTCTCCTTGTTGCCGTAGACATGTGAGTAAGTTCTGGCAAATGCAACAGTGGGTTTTAGTTTGCCCAGCTTGTGTAAACTGTGCTGTCCACAAAGACTTCCTGTGAAAGCAAATATTTCTGCAAATGACAGGATTTCAGCCACCTACAGGACTGGATTCCTTTACTAACCTAGTGGTTCTTTGAAGGCTCTAATGTCGCACTTACTGGCCCATGATTCTGAGGATTCGACGGTTTTGTGCCACAATTAACCTGCATGTTTTCTCTTACACACCTGTTGGAACCAATGGAGTAATATACTTTGAGTTGGGGAGAACCTCACCATCTTGGTGTTTGTGTTGCAGTGGGGGAGGCCGTTACAATTCTTATCCTGGTGATCAGCTTGGCAGTTATGCTCCTCGTTTGCCTCTGCATCTGCTTGTGGAAGTGCTTTCTACGCAAGGACTGTGAGTATGACTGCGAGTATGCTAACtggagtctgggggggggggggcacttggcTGGAGATGGGTATGTGTGAGTTTGGATGTGCCCTTGAAAAAGACTGCAGGAAGTAAAATAATCAGAACAGCAGTTTGATAGACTTTCCTCGAATGAGCTAACGTCCTGCCCTAGGTAGGTGTACCCTGCCCTATTTCCTGGACAGATTCTGGGTCACGGTATCCCTGACTGGATAAGTAGTCATTAGACTGGATTGAGGTATAATGCCAGTTATAGTCTGGTTGTTATTGACCAAATTACAGTACAGAGACACATGGTAGCACGACATCACAGTTCACATCCACATATTATTGATTCTAAACCCAGAAGACCTCTACATGCTCTCATAACCCTCATAATATATAAGGCTGCAGTTTCTCTAGAGGCATGCTTGAGGTCAAGTCCTTGACTCTGAAGAGAAGTGATAGAATGGAAAGGTCCAAACTAAAGCCTCTCTGTGGTCTTCTCATGGCTCTGCTGGTGGGACGTCAGCCCCTAAGTCCTGGGAACAGTGACAGCGTGATTTTATCAAGCATGAAAGTGCGGCAGATTCTCACAGGAAAGTTTGTCATCTAGATGTTTACTAGGGCACAGCCAGGGGCTAATGGTTCACTTAGCACTATGgtcgggggggggctgatcTTTTTTATAAATGATATTTTACTTGCCGTTTGTACAGGTATGTTGGAGTTGCATATGGAACCGAAAATGAAACTTGTACTTGTGATAATTTTCAACGCTGCACTTCTGCAATTTGCAGAAACCACTATATTTATCATGCTTTGCATTTACCCCTCTCTGTTGTGTCTCTTGTGCCCTTTATTTATATTCTGCCTGTACCTGTCACCAGTCTATTGCCATGTCTCCGAAAGCTGCAAAGCTGTGTCTACAAAAACGTCCACGGGCCTCGGTCACGTGGCAATAGACATTCTGATCAGGTTCAGGGTGGAAGGTCACCTATTACCTAGCAGCCTTGGAGCTATTTTAATGGCCCTGGTCAATGGCCCAATGGTGGGCAACTATTCTGTCAACCACTGGATTTTAGCAGGCAGCCTTGCGATCACAGGCACGGAGGCTCAGCCCGCAGAGCCACACTCTGCCCAGTGTCAGTAATCATCTGTCTTCCTCATCGAGCTGCATTTTCATGCCTACAACTACCAATTCAAGTTTAAACTTCATATTTAAACTGTAACTTAGTGCGGTTAGTTTTAAAAGCGTGTAAGTTGTAAGTCAAAACATTGACTGGCCTGATCCACAACGGATACAGCCTCGTGTTTTCTTTCTGAAGTCAGGAAGCGGAGGGGCAGCTAGGGAGGACTGGGCAGGGTCACAGGTCATTATTCTATTTAGCATGACTCTGAGCTTTGCCTTCTGTTATGTTTCCTTTGGTCATGTTCAAGGAACTGGGTTTGCACTGTTATCAAAAACACCCTCCGTGATGTGCAATCCAGCCTTAAAGTACCATCAGTTAAGGAGTACTGCTGTTTATATAAACAGCCTGGCTGTACATTTTAGTGGCCGCTCTTGTTTTTTCTTAATCTGTCGTTCGTAACTTGTACTTTGTCTGTTTCCTGGTATTGTCTTTCTGCTCAGTCCAAGTCCTTGTTTCTTATCACTGCCATTTGATCCCTCTGAACATTTCTTGCTTCCTGACCTCCGACATCTGTCtcttatatttacatatttagttGATGCTGTTGTCCAGAGCAACATACAAGCGAGACAAATGGCACAAAGCAAACATTCATGCCGTCCAGCAGTCATCTAGGCATAAGCGCAGCTATGCTGACCTTCCAGTGAACGCCCAGGTACAATGTAAGCAGTATTGGGGCAGGAGTTACATAACAGCTGTGCAACCACACAATAATGTCTAATAAACCAACACCCTAATAAGGGCCAGTAAGTGCAACATTAGAGCGTTCAAAGAACCGTCAGGTTAGTAAAGGAATTCGTGGAACTGAAGGTAGAGATGGAGTCTGATGACCGGAGGTAGttggcagctcattccaccTGTATTTTTACTGCTTGGTTGCATCTTCCAACATGGAGGTCCTGATTTAGAGCACAGTGTGGACCTTGTTGACACCGGAAAATGCTGGAACTGTTTTTCTCAACCCTGGCAGTGAGTCTCTGGCCTACTAATCAGGTCACAGGCTGTTCGGAGTTTGTTTCACTCTTTAAAATTtgcactgtttgtgtgtgtgtgtatgtgtgtgtgtgtgtgtgtgtgtgtgtgcgtgtgatcAAATGTCCCTCGCAATGTATTGGAATCCTGttatttttgacattgtggggaccatttgtCAGGTCCCCACATATATCTGTGAATtgaatcaaaaaagtaaaaatgccaaatgtctcgtattttgttcggtaacttatggttaaagttagggctgggtaggggttaaggttgtcgtgttgggattagagttttccccatagaaatgaatggagagtccccacaaagatataattacaaactctAGAATAATCTGAGGCCCCAAAAGTAGTGTGAAATATAGCTGCAGACAGTCAGATGCCCAGGTAATCAGTGGTCTCCCCTCGTTTTGTGGCGAGCCTTTGTGGTGTACGATATAAACGACTGTGGCTTTGGGGCAGAAAGCCCTTGTGGGCTTGTGTGAATCTCACATATAGTATGAGTTCTAGTGAATTAAAGCCAAGAGTTGCATATTCTAACTGAATGTTGACCACTGCAGAAGGGTTCTGTCAACATAATGTTTTACTATACAGTCATAATCCCAGACTTTGCAATAATTGAGCTCCAACTCATTGTGATGCTCGGTATATTACAGATATGGCCTAAGTTTTAAGATtaatacaaaaattaattttcacaaagtctgctgccttaGTATTTTATAATTGCAATTTGCATATACACTgcaatgttatgaagagtgatcagatgaatcacaaaaaacccatttccactgcatttcagccctgtcacaaaaggacctgctgacatcatttcagtgattctctcggtaacacaggtgagagtgacgAGGACAATTCTGGAGATCATTCTGTCATGCTGAtagagttagaatagcagactagaaggtggtgcttgaaatcattgttcttcctctgataaccatggttacctgcatgGAAACATGTGCAGTCATCAGTGCTTTGCACgaaaagggcttcacaggcaaggatattgctgctagtaagattgtacgtaaatcaaccatttattgGATCATCAaggttcaattgttgtgaagaaggcttcagggcacccaagaaagtccagcggacagactgatattctgcaaaaggtacagggattggactgctgaggactggggtaaagtcattttctcagaattccttttccgattgtttggggcatccggaaaaaagattgtccggagaagaagaggtgagcgctaccatcaatcctgtgtcatgccaacagtaaagtaTCCTGAGATGCTTTACTGCAGGAGTGATAACTAAGTGActcggggaacaaaacatcgacattttgggtccatggccaggaaacgaTCCAGACCTCAATTctattgagaacttgtggtcaaccCTCAAGAGATGGgtagacaaacaaaaacccacaaattctgacaaactccaagcattgattatgcaagaatggactggcccagaagttgattgacagcatgtcagggcgaattgcagaggtcttgataaagaagggccaacaaatattgactctttgcataaacttaacgTAATTGTCagtaaaagcctttgacacttacga
This window of the Paramormyrops kingsleyae isolate MSU_618 chromosome 1, PKINGS_0.4, whole genome shotgun sequence genome carries:
- the LOC111839260 gene encoding OX-2 membrane glycoprotein isoform X3; this translates as MCCVNPRSAQHSKVSAQPHVQVLVGLPATLRCNLALSGSEVLKQVRWVDGRNVTVLSYVSRHSVSAVEPERVTLTSATRDSSAITISMAGPRDEGCYTCIFDVYPTGPQEAQTCLVLTAKVTPDGNHTAVSGRQATLACRYGLARRVQQVQWMKAGERGDSSDVASFNKHGEPIILDALLGRISLSRTLDESRLFFRPVRTEDEGCYTCEFHAYPEGVRSAVVCLTVYVLPKPQITHKTTSPGVIEANCSAVARPAAMIAWNVEGNNKTLGPASVLSLQQDDGTTLVISTLSLRSDLLHDRSIKCLVHHRGLESAISVPLNTKMGEAVTILILVISLAVMLLVCLCICLWKCFLRKD
- the LOC111839260 gene encoding OX-2 membrane glycoprotein isoform X2 → MDATMSKSPVRRCLQLSLLLLMVSPLQGKVSAQPHVQVLVGLPATLRCNLALSGSEVLKQVRWVDGRNVTVLSYVSRHSVSAVEPERVTLTSATRDSSAITISMAGPRDEGCYTCIFDVYPTGPQEAQTCLVLTAKVTPDGNHTAVSGRQATLACRYGLARRVQQVQWMKAGERGDSSDVASFNKHGEPIILDALLGRISLSRTLDESRLFFRPVRTEDEGCYTCEFHAYPEGVRSAVVCLTVYVLPKPQITHKTTSPGVIEANCSAVARPAAMIAWNVEGNNKTLGPASVLSLQQDDGTTLVISTLSLRSDLLHDRSIKCLVHHRGLESAISVPLNTKMGEAVTILILVISLAVMLLVCLCICLWKCFLRKD
- the LOC111839260 gene encoding OX-2 membrane glycoprotein isoform X1, with protein sequence MDVSGATMSKSPVRRCLQLSLLLLMVSPLQGKVSAQPHVQVLVGLPATLRCNLALSGSEVLKQVRWVDGRNVTVLSYVSRHSVSAVEPERVTLTSATRDSSAITISMAGPRDEGCYTCIFDVYPTGPQEAQTCLVLTAKVTPDGNHTAVSGRQATLACRYGLARRVQQVQWMKAGERGDSSDVASFNKHGEPIILDALLGRISLSRTLDESRLFFRPVRTEDEGCYTCEFHAYPEGVRSAVVCLTVYVLPKPQITHKTTSPGVIEANCSAVARPAAMIAWNVEGNNKTLGPASVLSLQQDDGTTLVISTLSLRSDLLHDRSIKCLVHHRGLESAISVPLNTKMGEAVTILILVISLAVMLLVCLCICLWKCFLRKD